From Verrucomicrobiota bacterium, a single genomic window includes:
- a CDS encoding CRTAC1 family protein → MNSRCGGSGVGVTVTGRCMVSPTRTGVVGQLLFVLLASFCGCQRNPAPSVGGGTSPAASRFFEEITGQVGLRFLHDSGATGQYFMPEHVGSGAALFDFDNDGRLDVYLIQCGGPAAKSRNQLYHQQPDGTFRNVSEGSGVDVAGYGMGVAVGDINNDGLTDLLLTEYGAVRLFINLGAGKFGDGTVAAGLDNPRWATAAAFFDFDRDGWLDLVVANYVDYNPTQKCFDPAGVPEYCGPQNFDGTVARLFRNLGRTGASAAFEDVTVRSGLARTTGPALGLLCADFDGDRWPDIFIADDGQPNRLYLNQRNGTFAEEAALRGLAYNAMGETAGNMGVGVGDVNGDGLFDLFVTHLVHEQHALWVQGPRGFFQDKAAELGLVNPAWRGTGFGTVLADFDLDGRLDLAFVNGLVRRGNHPGPRVEGLPSFWSAYAQRNQLFRGDTGNKFIDISQSNEAFCGRAAVGRGLACGDIDNDGDLDLLATTTSGPAQLFRNVAPRLGHWLMLRALDPALGGRDAYGAEIVVDAGGKRWRGLVQPSTSYLVSNDPRVHFGLGSVEKIDNIRVFWPDGSEEVFTGGAADREIRLQKGNGHKP, encoded by the coding sequence ATGAATTCCCGTTGCGGAGGTTCAGGGGTTGGCGTAACAGTCACGGGTCGCTGCATGGTGAGCCCCACACGAACTGGCGTCGTCGGCCAACTTCTCTTTGTTTTGCTGGCTTCCTTTTGCGGGTGCCAGCGCAATCCAGCGCCGTCAGTTGGCGGTGGGACTTCCCCAGCGGCTTCACGCTTCTTTGAAGAGATCACCGGCCAGGTGGGACTGCGGTTCCTGCATGATTCCGGCGCGACGGGCCAATACTTCATGCCTGAACACGTCGGATCAGGCGCGGCGCTGTTTGATTTCGACAACGACGGCCGGCTGGATGTGTATCTGATTCAATGCGGCGGTCCGGCGGCGAAGTCTCGGAACCAGCTTTATCACCAGCAGCCCGACGGAACCTTCCGCAATGTCAGCGAAGGTTCCGGCGTCGATGTCGCCGGGTACGGCATGGGCGTCGCGGTGGGCGACATCAATAACGACGGTTTGACGGATTTATTGCTCACCGAGTACGGGGCGGTGCGGCTCTTCATCAATCTTGGCGCCGGCAAATTTGGTGACGGGACGGTCGCCGCGGGTCTGGACAATCCGCGCTGGGCCACGGCCGCGGCGTTCTTCGATTTCGACCGCGACGGCTGGCTGGATCTGGTCGTGGCAAATTATGTCGATTACAACCCGACCCAGAAGTGTTTCGATCCCGCGGGGGTGCCGGAGTATTGCGGGCCGCAAAATTTCGACGGCACGGTCGCGAGGCTGTTCCGCAATCTCGGACGAACAGGCGCGAGCGCGGCGTTCGAGGACGTGACGGTGCGTTCAGGATTGGCGCGCACCACGGGGCCGGCGCTCGGCTTGCTCTGCGCCGATTTTGACGGCGATCGCTGGCCGGACATTTTCATCGCGGACGACGGCCAACCGAACCGGCTTTATCTCAATCAGCGCAACGGCACGTTCGCTGAGGAAGCGGCCCTGCGCGGCCTGGCCTACAATGCCATGGGCGAGACCGCGGGCAATATGGGCGTCGGCGTCGGCGATGTGAATGGCGACGGGTTGTTCGACCTTTTCGTGACGCATCTCGTCCACGAGCAACACGCGCTCTGGGTGCAGGGCCCGCGGGGATTTTTTCAAGACAAGGCGGCTGAACTTGGATTGGTCAATCCGGCGTGGCGCGGAACAGGCTTTGGAACCGTGCTGGCGGATTTTGACCTGGACGGGCGCCTTGATCTGGCGTTTGTCAATGGGCTGGTTCGCCGCGGCAACCATCCCGGACCGCGCGTCGAAGGCCTGCCGTCCTTTTGGTCCGCCTATGCCCAGCGCAACCAACTCTTCCGCGGCGACACGGGCAACAAATTTATCGATATCTCCCAGTCGAACGAGGCGTTCTGTGGTCGCGCCGCGGTCGGCCGCGGACTGGCCTGCGGGGACATCGATAACGACGGGGACCTCGACCTTCTGGCCACCACCACGAGCGGCCCTGCGCAGTTGTTCCGCAACGTGGCGCCGCGGTTGGGGCACTGGCTCATGCTTCGCGCGCTTGATCCGGCTCTGGGCGGACGCGATGCTTATGGCGCGGAAATCGTGGTCGATGCCGGCGGCAAGCGCTGGCGGGGTTTGGTGCAGCCGAGCACGAGCTATCTTGTGAGCAATGATCCGCGAGTCCATTTTGGTTTAGGTTCCGTGGAGAAGATCGATAACATTCGCGTCTTCTGGCCGGACGGCAGCGAGGAAGTCTTCACCGGCGGCGCCGCGGATCGCGAAATCAGATTGCAGAAAGGAAATGGACACAAACCGTGA